AACCTTGTTGCTTTGCTAGAACTTTTTTTGAGGAACACCTGATTGATTTCAAGTTCACCATAGCGCAACATGAAAACTTTACTTTTTCTTTAACTAAAATACCATTCAATCAAACCTCTTATTATTGTATCTATACGGGCCAATATACATACAATTCTTGTTTTTATTTTAGTTTCATTTGATTTGTAAACCGTTATTGACCACAATCCATTTGTCGCTAATAGTATATTCGGTACTATTAATAATTTAATTAAACTGGAATGACGGTGTATGTAATTAAGTGTAAAGCACTGTTATGTATTGACTTAATCTCTATAGGACTCCGATGAAGTATAAAGTTTTAATCTTGTTAATGTGTCTGCTTAATGTTTCCTGCTCTACTATAAAAACTCATAATGTTACATTTGGGCACCCGTATAGTGGTACTGAAGATGCGGTGAAAAACTTTCCTTGTCGCGTAATATATTCAACTCATACTGCATTAGTAGATTTTCCATTTATTGTCCTTGATATGCCTTTTTCGTTTGTACTGGACACAATCTTGTTACCTGTGGATCTATTTGTTAAACCTAAATTAGACCGGGAGCTAACGGTTGTTAATGATAGGAAATGTATATAAATACTTTTCATTAGCACATAAAAATAACAAATAATTAAAGCGGGACTGCTAGTAGTTTGCTCGGTTCCGCTTTGCTACACATTTTAGCTCATTATTCATCAGCCTCTTTAGTGAACGAATCCCCCCCAAAAAAAATACCGTAATAATGATTCCATTCATTAACGATTCTCGCCGGTTCTTCAACACCTGCAAGTCATAATCAGTATCATTATCTTCTGCAGTCACTATAAATGTGATTATTTATGCTAGATTAGGTCTTACTAGGATTGAATGTTCACTTCAATAGCGATATTGCGAAAGGGTAGGTAGTGATGGACTGGATAATATGTGTGCGTACTTATATCAAAGTGGTAGAAGAAGGTAGCTTTAACGGTGCTGCTTATCAGCTTAATACCACGGGGTCTGCAATCAGCAAGCGTATAAACTGGTTAGAAGAGAAAGTGGGCGTGCAGTTACTTAAGCGAACTACGCGATCGCTTGATCAAACCGAAGCTGGTCAGTTATTTTACCAACGGTCACGATTACAACTTGATCAGTGGATGTCGCTGGTGGACGAAGCGCGTTCGGTAAACCAAACGCCTACTGGGATATTAAAGATTGGTGCGACAACTGCGGTAGGCTCTAAATTCATCATTAAGTACTTAAATGACTTCTTGCTCATGTATCCTAAAATTAAAATACAATTACTGACCACATCACCAGGGCAAATGCCCGAGACTTATGTCGATGTTTTTATTAGTCGTGATTTAGAACAGTTAAATTCACATAATTATAAAGCTATTGAATTGTTTAAAAACGACGCTAAGTTTTTTGCTTCGCCTGAC
This Moritella sp. 5 DNA region includes the following protein-coding sequences:
- a CDS encoding YceK/YidQ family lipoprotein, whose translation is MCLLNVSCSTIKTHNVTFGHPYSGTEDAVKNFPCRVIYSTHTALVDFPFIVLDMPFSFVLDTILLPVDLFVKPKLDRELTVVNDRKCI
- a CDS encoding LysR family transcriptional regulator — protein: MDWIICVRTYIKVVEEGSFNGAAYQLNTTGSAISKRINWLEEKVGVQLLKRTTRSLDQTEAGQLFYQRSRLQLDQWMSLVDEARSVNQTPTGILKIGATTAVGSKFIIKYLNDFLLMYPKIKIQLLTTSPGQMPETYVDVFISRDLEQLNSHNYKAIELFKNDAKFFASPDYIEKYGKPETIDDLESHNMLIWGERPIRDVKLSTGNRITLRGNFATTNPEALFYGAKCGMGILLASQKMLEDLIEVGELVRVLPDVTVDHGAVCAYYPTLDYEHTRTQLFIKYLKERIHLKG